CAATTGCCCCGGCCTCCTACAATGCTGCTGGTTTTCTCGGAGACCAGAAATACCAGCAAGGGAATGTCGAGCATCCAGCTGAAGTGGAATTGTGAAGACCTCGGTTTCCCGTGTCATTTTATTGTAGAATACCGGCAGAGTTCCGGTGAAAATTggatacaaaagaaaacgacaaagCCAGGCGAGACTGAAATGAGGATCCCTTACAAAGTCGGATCGACTAATATGAAGATTAGAGTGGCGACCGACTCTTGCATCGGTCGAAGTGAATTTAGTGAAATGATCGACACAGAAACTGCCTTGGACTCTAACGAAAATGAAGAACTGGAACCTGAGAACGAATCGGAACGGATCTCTAATGACGGACAGGAAACAAGTGCTCCAAGTAACGAAGTTCATTTGACGCCACTAGCCAGCAGTGAGGTGCGTTTCGCTGAAAGGATCGCGAAAAGCTGTATAAGTATCGGGAAGCGAAACGGAATGGATGTGTTGAATGTACCACTGATCAAATGCAATTCTGGGCCAAGTACATCCGGCCAACGATTTGCATTCAACAAAACCGACAGTTATAAAGGAAAGATGCAACACAAAACGATCCTGATTATGGGCGCCACCGGTTCCGGCAAGACGACGCTCATCAACAGCATGATCAATTACATTTTCGACGTGCAGTGGGAAGACCCGTTCCGTTTCCAGCTGATCCAAGAACAGGTGACCGGAAGTTCAAAAGCTGAGAGTCAGACGAACCGTATCACGGCTTACGACATCCATCACGCGGAGGGATTCCGCATCCCTTACTCTCTGACGATCGTCGACACGCCCGGCTACGGCGACACTAAAGGCCTCAACCGAGACCAGGAGATCACCAACATGGTTCGCAAGTTTTTCGAAGACAAAAGTGGCATACAGGAACTGGATGTGATCGGCTTTGTCGTTCAAGCTAGTCTTCCTCGTTTGACACCAACTCAGAAATATATCTTCGACTCGGTGCTCTCCATCTTTGGCAAGGATGTGAAAGAGAACATAAACTTTTTGTTGACGTTCGACGACTGCCAGTTACCGCCTGTGTTAAAGGCCATTACTGAGGCTGATCTACCCTATCCGACAGACCCTCAGACTGGCGATCCGGCCCATCACAAATTCAACAATTCcagcttcttttgttttaactcgccTGACAGCGAAGAGACTGATGACGATAATTACTTTGATCACTTCTTCTGGGAAACAGGAATGGAAAATTTCCAGCGCTTTTTCACCGTTTTAGCTACGATGAATACAAAGTCTCTTGCATTAACCAAAAAAGTGCTTGACGAGAGAAAGCGGCTGGAAGCGACAGTGGACGGACTCCAGCCGCTCATCAAAATCAGATTGACCAAGATGGAAGAGATGAGGAAGACGAAAATGGTTATTGCCAACAGCCAAGCGCAAATCGAAGCCAACGAAAACGTCCACTTCGAGGTCGAGGTTACTAGgccaaaaaaagttgacattCCAGCCGGCCAGTATCTGACCAATTGTAACAAGTGCTATGTAACATGCCACAATCCGTGCCAAATCCCAAACGACGACGGAAAAGTCGATTGTGCTGCCATGGATCGTTCCATGCCAAAAGAAACTCGCACCTGTAAAATTTGCCCGAAAAAGTGCATCTGGTACATGCACTCCAACCAGCCGTATAAGTGGGAATATGTCAAAGAGAAGCAGGTCACATCATCAGGCgccattaaacaaaaatacgaactggaactaaagaaaaagctaACGGCCAAGGAGTTGGTGGAAATTCTAGAGAAGGACGTCGAGGATATCAACAAAATTGTACTGGAAAGAGTCGACACTGTTACTCAATGCATCAAGAAGCTGGATGAGATCGCCCTGCGTCCGAATCCTTTCTCAACGCCCGAGTACATCGATTTGATTATAACCACCGAGCAACGGGAAAAAGGTGTCGGCTACAAGGATAGAATCGAGAGTTTGGAAAAATTGCGCGAAATGGCCATCATTACCAGTAAAGtgaggaataaaaaattgttactGAGCTTGGACGAAAAAGACGATGAACTTGGCGATGGCACGGTAGATCATGCTGACGATCATTATGGGGCCTCCATGCATAGCCAAGTTGATCAGGAAATGTTCGAAGGTTCTTTTATATGtaattgaaagttttttatGATCAATCCATCTGATTAAATTCCATCATTAAATGAATGTCatgtttcaaaattcttccttttttaattgctttatTTCATTCGTCAATAATTCTGTTCGAGCGTTCTAATAGAAAAGTAgtaaagttttaaaatggTACCTCTTTCGTGGATTTCAAactcgatttaaaaaaaatagttgctCATAGAAAATAAACGGCTTAGAGCAGGCTTGCGCTAGACTTGTTGCCAAGCCCAGCACAAGCTCGCGGATTCCAATCTTAAAAACTTTAACTTTTAATAATACTGTTTTTAAGCTTGGACCAAACTTGTTTATTCAAGGTTACCCCaagccttttattttaatgttgtgATAAGCAAACTTTAcgtattaatgaaaaaaagttctgACTTTGATGAGGATTGAATCAACAACCACTGAAGTTGCAATTCAGCTTGCTAACCACTCAGCTATAGAGACCTTATCAATAGAGGCAAAATGTAtgtattaattaaattaataattaatgaaatggactctgtcattttttcgttgcAGCAGAGAAAACATTGGAGTACGTttataaataaagtaaatacgTTAAGTTTATGATAATTGTGTTGCTTAAAggacttgttcttttttatttaacatacTTATAAGCATTAAcatactttttaaaactttaagtACGTTAAATCTATGATAAGTGTGTTGCTAAAAGTACTTGTTCTGTAAACAtacttaatttcattttataaacatacttatttttttgtaagcatGTTACACTTCGAAGAAGCATGACATTTTGCTTTTCAGTTTGTTTATAATTCTTACCAAAATGCTTAACGTGTTAAGTAATCTTAAAGTGCTGAAATATGGCTAAAATAAGCATCCTACTGCTGCTGTGCAGTGTTgatcttgaaagaaaaaatgcaactataaagtataaatatatttttattcatataaggaattcaaatgaaacatatatgcaatatttatttcataattaGCCTATAATATATAATCAGTTAATTTGTTAATATTTATGCTTGCGCCAAGGTAATTCCAAGCACAGCAAACATGAAATGTTTGCTGTGCTTGGAATACCCTCATTCTGagcaatcaatttaaaaagttaaaaactaTTGCCTTGAAATAGACTTGCGCAagcataaataaaaaggggaaatataATACAGAAAATAACATGCTTGGAGCGGCTTTAGTTTCAGCATTAAAAAGAAGTCCATCAAATACTTCATTGGGGTATACTTGGTGAAAGCTGGTTCCAAGCCTAAAGCTTGGAACCAGTTTGCACCAGGCAGTCGCGCTATCGGCTAAGCTAAACTTTTTCTACGGGTTTACTTAACCTGAACTGAAACAGGATGGGTATTGGGTAAAACATGTGTAATCTTATGTAGCAATAATAGATTTAACTGATAGGAGAACTTGTGCAacaacgttatttttttttaaatcgtcaAACAATAAACGTATTGTTTTTTGGTGGCGTGACCCTCTATTTAGTTTTCTTATCGCTATCCGATCGAACGACTCAAAATGCGTCGCTTTTTTTacttaacaaacaaaatttaacgaACAAATAAGTGACGTCATTACTTCCTCGAAAATTCTAAGGTCCATCGTTTCGACATCAGTCAGACTTGAGCTCCAATTGAAAAcgcttttaattttcagcagTTAAAACACCGACTCGCCGGCAGTCGAACACTGAGCTACTTCTTTGTTCGTCACCGTTCATCACGTTAAGTTTGCAATTATACATTTTGGTTGTCAGTCTTGCCTGGTCTTGCATTTAGTCGGACAGACACAAACAGTACGCGATGAGCCGATCTAATTGCACTAAAATACTAGCTTTGGGAAACCAATACACCATAGGAACTCTTTACAATTACGTCGAGGATATCATCGTTCCAGGTAAGCAAGCTGAAGTCTTAAATTATGTTTAAAAAGGCTGTCAACTAATTTTGGGTGTACATATTCAACTGCGAGCAGATATCTACTTATGGGACCCAGATGATTTGCCTCGACTCAAAGTAGTTAATAAGGTAAGCAAAGAAAGTGTTAAAGTTCACCCGGTGGAGGCTGATGAGCAAAGCAATAACTGTAGAGGAAATGAAGATGCCAAAGTTGAGGAGGAGCCGTGGTTGACTCGTTTGGGAATGGACGACCATTCTGCAATGAGTTTAATGGCCGGTGTTTTGCCCGCGACATCTTTTGGAGGGGCTTGGCAATACGTGGCCGATAGAGTAACTGATAATCTACGTGATTCCGAAATGGTGATTCATTGCTACCGCTCCAGTAAGAAAGTCCAGGTCGACCCAATTGGGCAAGACATTATCTGCCGGCCTAAAAAACTGATCGAGTCCAAGGCCACTCATGTCGTCGTGGGCCTCATTTACGGTCAAGAATCTTTTTGCATTTTCTCTCgccaacaaaaccaaaatttaaatattgagGCGATCGACGACGAAAGAATGAACAATTACGCCAACTTCTTTCGCAAAGGCCTCTCGGATGACCAAAGTCTACaagagttggaagaagaatgtaaagaggaagacgacgacggccgtcCACTTTTCCCACCTGATTTGAATTGCACTCTTTATACACACATCAAAGGTGGAACAAACCGGACATTGAAGCCCGTTGCCGAACAGTACGAAGCTTGCAGAAAGATGCTGCATGTGATGCACGAAGACCGGGATGTCCCTTTAAAAGTATTGCTTTACCCACTTCACAAGCTACTGCCGAACGAGGCAGGTATCATTAAATTTCCGGAAAATCAGACGGGCAAGTCTAGAGAAAATGAAGTCGGCATAACCCATGAAGTTGTAATTCTTTGCCAGAAAATGTGGAACCGTTTGAAATGTTTTCGTTTAGAAATTGACGCATTAACGACAGAGCTAAATAAATTGAAGTGCTACCAATGGATCCCAGCAAACGTTTTCAAAAACGCACAAGTTTATAGTCAATGTTTCAGTACCTTTACATCGGCTTTAAATAAGGAATGGCATGAAATGACCCTTTCCATCCGAAGAGGTGAAGacaagaaggaaacaaaaatgataaaaatggtTGAAATTGCCGAAAGAAAATCGCCTTTcgttccaaaaaatgttgaagattGGCTAAAATATCAAAACCATCAAATGAAGACTTTCGAGATGTTGGCCAAGCTGCCTGGTGTGTGCGTCTCATCGTCAGCTGATCAACTGGAAAGAAACATTAAAAGTAAAGGGCGGAATCAGTTTGCAGTTGTTCTCCATTTACCAAGTCTTAAGGGACAGTCAGACATTTTAATCCAAAAAGTAATCGATTACGTCAAATTATCTACTAAATCACATCCACCTGGATTTGGGATTCCTTGGGTTCAATGTGAAACAATGCTCGATTCAATTGCTGTAAACCGACGACGGATTTTCTCTTTAAGTCAAATGTTTTCAGACTGGATAACATGTCATAACAGTGACACCACCGATGTCCATTATTTCGTCTTTTATGACGAACGGCCAGTTTCCGGTGACGGATTACCTGTCATCCGATTGTACGAGTGTGGTTCAGGAGAAATTCTGTCCATGAGTTTTTCCATCCCCAAAACTCCCGGGGAAGTCACGGTAAATAAGAATCGGCGAGGTGTAATAAAACTAAGCTGGACGGCCGAAGAAACGAAAGATAAGAGCTTCCTGTTACAGTACCGAAACGTCAATAAATCTGATGAGTGCTGGAAATCTATTCAACATTCTTCAAATGAAATCACAATGGATTGCCTGCAGTCGGATGAGAGTTACTTGTTCCGGGTTGCTACACTAACGCAGGGAGGTAAAAGTCCATTTGGCCCAATCAGCTCTGAGATAACAATCGATCCGGTTTACCAGCGGCCAACAGATCTCCAGTGTATTTCCGTGACCGACACAAGTATCACCATCGCCTGGGACAATGAGAttccagaagaagaggaagatttTGACCAATTTTACGATTTAAACGGATTTgtacgagaagaagaaaatgaaaaattatttaacatGACTGGTTTCTTGATTGACTGCTGGGAAAATGGTAATCGGGAATCCACCCTAATACGACGGTTAACATCGGACAATTTAATTAAACTTGAACCTCTCATTGCTGATAGGCTCTATTGCATTCATGTTAAAGTCGCCTACACGGACTCATTCCATTCGAAATTCTTCAGTTCTCCTTCTCACCCGATTTTGCAAGCGAGGACATTGCGAGTCGCAGAACGAGCGGTGCATATCGTCCGTCGCGTTAGTCAAAAGAGTTCCGGGAGCTCTTCGATTGATACCTACAATTTACCACTCAAGAAAGTTAACGATGCCAAGACGCAAGGTGTCGGTCGTTACATATTTGGTGAAAAAAGTGTTCTATCATTTGCCGGCAATCACAGGAAAAGGACAATTCTGATGGTGGGAGCCACTGGGTCAGGAAAGAGTACTCTGATCAACGCACTGGTCAATTACATGCTGGGCATCGAATGGAACGATGACTTCCGCTTCAAATTGATCGATGAGCCGGACACGAAATCGCAAGCGCACAGCCAGACGGAGCTGGTGACCACCTACGACCTGTACGAAATGAAAGGGTCCCGGTTGGGCTATTCTCTGACAGTCGTGGACACGCCGGGATTTGGCGACACGCAGGGACTGGAGCAAGACAACAAGATTATGCGACAAATTGAATCCTATTTCAAGTGTAAGCATGGGATTCAGCAATTAGAGGCCGTCTGCTTAGTTGTCCGCTCATCACTTTCTCGGTTGACGTCcacagaaaaatatattttcgaTTCCATCTTGTCTATTTTTGGCCAAGACATCAATGACAATATCCGTCTGATGGTGACATTTTCTGACAACGCAGAACCACCCGTCCTGGAAGccattaaaatagaaaatattccgTGTCCTATTGATCCAGCAACTGGAGCGATACTTTATCACAAATTAAATAATTCCGTTTTCTTCGAGACCAACAAGAGTGACCGTGACAGAAATAGACTAAACCAAACCTACTTCAATATAGCCGTTAGGGGTTTCAAGAAATTCTTTAATGATTTGGGTCAAATGGAGACAAAGTCTTTGACACTGACCCGTGAAGTTCTCGAGGAGCGAAAGCGACTCGATCTTCTTGTTGAAGGCCTTCGAACGAAAACTGAAATCAAGTTGACACAAGTCGACGAActcgaaaaaattaaagatgctctaaaagaaaatcaagatcaAATGGAAGCCAACaaagattttgaatttgaagtcGAGTTTCTCGTTCCAAAGGCGACGGACATTAGCGGGACAGGCCAATTTACAACCAACTGCCAAACGTGTCGAACAACTTGTCACTTCCCTTGTCGGCAGGCCAGCGACGAAAAGAAGCAACTTTGCTCTGTCATGGATTCCAGTGGTACATGCATGATTTGCAAATGCCCCTGGAATGTTCACTTCAATCAAAAGTACAGGTACGAAATGGTCAAAGAGAAAGTCAAGCGTTCATCGGACGCCATCCGGAAACAGTACCAAGGAGCGGCAGATGAGACACTAACGAATGAGCAGCTGCTGGAAAACATCAAGAAAGAGATTGACGAGCATGAGAAACAACTGTTGGAGCTTACGAAAGCCACTTATCAACATATTCGGCGTCTAAACGAAATTGCCTTGCGACCTTATTTACTTTCTACGTCAGATTACATCGACCTGTTGATTAAAACTGAGAATCAAAATCCTCGCTCATGTCATCAAAGAATTTCCACGTTGCAAAAGCTCCGCCAGAAATCCGAGATCAAAACGAAATTGATACAAGAACAGCAGAAATCCCTTATCAAATCCCAATAGGtaaaattgttgaaatcaattgttgaatcgaaaatattaaatacttcttgtgaatgttttttaaaaattcaatttcttttaataaatgaatagCTCATACAGTAAAACTTAGGGATATCATGAgccagaaaaacaacaatgagCGACTAGCTAAATAGTTTAAATGAGTTAACCCAAAAcacatgattaaaaaaaaagacggaaggAAAGACGGTGGGAGGAGAAATATAAGCTGTCGATTCGCGACATGCCTTGCTTTCCCCTTTGCTGGTCgatcaattaaaaaactagTCAATACCCAAGTTAATTCAAAGTTTGCTTATTCGATTTCAATTATAGATTTCCACAAGCGTGGATGGGTACTGGAAATTGGGCTAAAAGCCACGCAATTCAAGTTAAAAGTGAAAATTCTTTACGAATTGTCATAGAACCCTGCTCCGTTCTACTATGTGCATCCTCAAGGATCACTGAAATAGGAACTATATCGTtgtcaaaaatgaagaatgtaACACAAATAGCAGGGAGAATCAAGTGTGGCGGGAGCTATGACTGCCCAATTTTTAGTCAAGAAAAGGAGGGACTACCATGCGTTGGTGAGATTACACGTCAACAGGAAACTGgtagaacaataaaaaagaaaattctattATACAACGAAAGTAACTACTTtcgaccctaagggtgtagacgATATATTTAGCTCTTTAAAGCTCTTTTTCCTCGCTACATACAACGCCCCTTTTACCCCAGACTTTTTCTAGCTCTTATACGGGGATGTCGTCGCAAAATTTCCCTCGCGCCTCGAGGAATCCACGTGTCGAATACGTTCGCGTCGACAGGTTAACAAATGGGCTTATTCGTGAAGCAGAAAGTTGGAATAATTCCCGTGTGTTTTTTTACCCAAATCGTTACGTCCcagacgaaagagagagatttgACCGTCCCATCTATCGTGAAAGATCGCCCTTGAGACGCGCATTCGAAACCGCCTACCCACGTAACGAAAATCCGTATCTCCAGTATTTTAACGAGGGCGACGCGTGGGGCCAGCCACCAGTTCAAGATCCTTACGTTCGTGATCACGCCAGAACGTACGGCGCTTATTTCGAGTGCGAGCAGGATCCCCGGTCTTACCCGACTCATAGTGAATTCGTGCCAGAAGATGAATTTTATGAAGATATGCCAAGAGATGACGACGGGGCAGAATACGAAGACGAAGAGGGAGAGATTGATCATGGTCGCCCTTGGCGGCCACAGAGTAGCGTCCGTTTTGCCACTGAGGAGCTATCGTTACCCGTTAGAAAAATAGCGGTGGCAAGCGGTGTACCGACCGTCTTGGAAGGGGCTCAGGCAACAGCAGGCCCATCTAACGCAGGCCAGAGTGTGGAACCCAGACAAGAAATAGAAGTGGTTGCCGTCGTTAACGTCCCGTCCCCACCAACGTCCCGTCCAGTACCCAAAGCGATCTGCGAGGAAATAGCGTCACTTTTATCGGTTGGCGTTTCAACTGAGCAGTCGAAGTTAAATTCTAAATAATTTCCGTTAGCGTATGAGGTTACGGACTTTTCTCTTATGCCTCCCAAGCTAGACGCATGGATGAGCCGTCGGTCCGAGGATAAAGGCGTTCTTAAATCGGTCAGTGCTAGGGAGGAAGCGTTAGTTCGAACCCAGCTCAAAATTATGGACATCGGTCCCCCGTTGATCGACCTTTATTCACGGCTCGCAACGTTGGAAGAAGCCACGGCAAGTAGTTTGCGTCGCTCAATCCAGACGGCCCTGCAGCAGTGGGGCCGTGCGTTCGCCCTTATCTCCAAGAAACGCCGTGAGTCCGTCGTACACTTCACGGACTCCAGAGTTGATTATCTGCTGAAAGATGACAACTGCTTTGCAACCGGTAAGGAGGCCCGCGAACTCCTTTTCACCGGCCGTTTACTTGAAAAGATGCTGACCGAGGCAAATCAAGACGAGACGATAGCTAGAAGAGACAAGGCGGTGGCTGCCACAGACCGAAAGAATCCATTTCGGTCGACCAGACGTGACCAACAGATACCTCCACCAACACGCCATACTCACTACGGCGTGCCACATATTGATCGTGGTGGTAAACCGAGAGGACGGAGAGGAGGTGGCGATCCCAGAGGCGGTCGTGGACGCGGGAATCCCAACCCAAGAAGGTATGAGTTATCTCGCCCATTTATAAATGTAACATCTTCAATAGACATCAAAGTCGGTGCCAGATTGAGCTCGTTCGCTGATCATTGGCTACTCTCTTAGAAAAATGTTCACACTGGACTATGAACATATATTTTCGTCACGAAATCGAAAATATATTTCATGAAATCGTGTAcaaatttttcacaatttttgaatataagTCTTCGTAAAAATTGCAAGTGAAGttttatttcacatttgaTGAAGTGTGAACATATATTTCACACTAAAGGAGCGTTTTTATATGGGATGGACGAAACACTTTGTCTATGTTGGCGCAATCTCTTCCCACTCTTCCCACCCTGCGCAATCCCACcacgaaaaatttaaaaaaatgaagggcgtctctttcttttcttctttcttcttatctttctttatctttctttcttttccttatgcTATATTCCATTATTTCTATATACCCGCTGCCGTCAGTAAACCTTTGTAATCAAAAGAGGCAAAGTCAAATgttaacaaagaaataaacccGAAAACAACCCTCATATTGCTACAGCGTTTGAAAATCGCTTGAAAGCAAGATGTTCAAATTCGTTATTTCAAAGGTATGCATCGCGAAGCTGTCAAATGTTTGCACTACATATATTTCCCTAccttatttgtaaaaattatcTTCCCCTACCCGTCGGCAGTATAGCTCCAAGTCCTTGAAAAAACCCCTTTGTCTACATTGAATTTCCCCCGAATTTCATTCCAGTAAAATCTTGTCACACACAGTTGAGCTTCATTCTTATAGTTttccacatttcaaaaatggtcTTGTGTCGTGTTTCTTATTTGATGACTGGTAAAAAGAGTTTGTGCGAGTGTTCATCTATGGATGACATATGCTTGATCAGCAAGGTATGTAACACattcttaaatttatttactgcCAGTAATATTGTTGAATTCTATCGATAGCTTCGTCGAAGTGTCTCGTCGATAAAGTTCTGTTGATTTTGGAGACGGCTGATGGATTTGAAGTTGAAGACGAACTCTCTTTCAGTGTCTATGTGAGTAACACTGAGGAACCTTCtttcttggtaaaaaaaaaatgtgatataACAGAGCCGCATCCAACACCAAGTGTCGAAAATTCTCCGTCGGATGGAGC
The window above is part of the Daphnia pulex isolate KAP4 chromosome 3, ASM2113471v1 genome. Proteins encoded here:
- the LOC124189985 gene encoding uncharacterized protein LOC124189985, yielding MADSKVIERHVTKMVVLGGRFQLGGLYDYLIDHTLPDRQYWALDDVASATRVDDQFKLELELPDSESTSNKWENMGLDDHLKATVIAGLIEKYRGAVGYLNHRQGLAQVSRTLICRISKWQENLDIPTLFNKKTPLNDASGDEKPSPKLEICPTQIVAGITYGAEAYCVLTQELNGNKEDEEAREAAEEYLSNIAAKMKEALKEKQNLAEFNDQFDKEKKKQLNRLKCHLYVDVLTPAFRECNVVDAYKNCLKLIQQVQISDIGNTSKIVPIAVRLFPLKVIMEQAGGELGVPFEFQDVDGELIACCCHVLDELERVDAKIEVFRNSNKKVSLTSLNQFEKTLTKYKEIMKMSFKKGIVKARQTGDEEEIKKIVKIAETHSLFKPTQLKRWLGYKQAEFEMSRKMSTTNKIVFLTDKKQLENELRDSFEKKYALVLSIPPLDERTNDILLEMKNYVETYEKLVETRKRTSSDDMDEYSSEPEDDDLPWHMIPRKEKQVMIKIRELAAHIEKNKHLEDKVQFLVLFGERGTKKLVCRYSLYEDGQLLKDNVNQLPRPPTMLLVFSETRNTSKGMSSIQLKWNCEDLGFPCHFIVEYRQSSGENWIQKKTTKPGETEMRIPYKVGSTNMKIRVATDSCIGRSEFSEMIDTETALDSNENEELEPENESERISNDGQETSAPSNEVHLTPLASSEVRFAERIAKSCISIGKRNGMDVLNVPLIKCNSGPSTSGQRFAFNKTDSYKGKMQHKTILIMGATGSGKTTLINSMINYIFDVQWEDPFRFQLIQEQVTGSSKAESQTNRITAYDIHHAEGFRIPYSLTIVDTPGYGDTKGLNRDQEITNMVRKFFEDKSGIQELDVIGFVVQASLPRLTPTQKYIFDSVLSIFGKDVKENINFLLTFDDCQLPPVLKAITEADLPYPTDPQTGDPAHHKFNNSSFFCFNSPDSEETDDDNYFDHFFWETGMENFQRFFTVLATMNTKSLALTKKVLDERKRLEATVDGLQPLIKIRLTKMEEMRKTKMVIANSQAQIEANENVHFEVEVTRPKKVDIPAGQYLTNCNKCYVTCHNPCQIPNDDGKVDCAAMDRSMPKETRTCKICPKKCIWYMHSNQPYKWEYVKEKQVTSSGAIKQKYELELKKKLTAKELVEILEKDVEDINKIVLERVDTVTQCIKKLDEIALRPNPFSTPEYIDLIITTEQREKGVGYKDRIESLEKLREMAIITSKVRNKKLLLSLDEKDDELGDGTVDHADDHYGASMHSQVDQEMFEGSFICN
- the LOC124190106 gene encoding uncharacterized protein LOC124190106; the protein is MSRSNCTKILALGNQYTIGTLYNYVEDIIVPDIYLWDPDDLPRLKVVNKVSKESVKVHPVEADEQSNNCRGNEDAKVEEEPWLTRLGMDDHSAMSLMAGVLPATSFGGAWQYVADRVTDNLRDSEMVIHCYRSSKKVQVDPIGQDIICRPKKLIESKATHVVVGLIYGQESFCIFSRQQNQNLNIEAIDDERMNNYANFFRKGLSDDQSLQELEEECKEEDDDGRPLFPPDLNCTLYTHIKGGTNRTLKPVAEQYEACRKMLHVMHEDRDVPLKVLLYPLHKLLPNEAGIIKFPENQTGKSRENEVGITHEVVILCQKMWNRLKCFRLEIDALTTELNKLKCYQWIPANVFKNAQVYSQCFSTFTSALNKEWHEMTLSIRRGEDKKETKMIKMVEIAERKSPFVPKNVEDWLKYQNHQMKTFEMLAKLPGVCVSSSADQLERNIKSKGRNQFAVVLHLPSLKGQSDILIQKVIDYVKLSTKSHPPGFGIPWVQCETMLDSIAVNRRRIFSLSQMFSDWITCHNSDTTDVHYFVFYDERPVSGDGLPVIRLYECGSGEILSMSFSIPKTPGEVTVNKNRRGVIKLSWTAEETKDKSFLLQYRNVNKSDECWKSIQHSSNEITMDCLQSDESYLFRVATLTQGGKSPFGPISSEITIDPVYQRPTDLQCISVTDTSITIAWDNEIPEEEEDFDQFYDLNGFVREEENEKLFNMTGFLIDCWENGNRESTLIRRLTSDNLIKLEPLIADRLYCIHVKVAYTDSFHSKFFSSPSHPILQARTLRVAERAVHIVRRVSQKSSGSSSIDTYNLPLKKVNDAKTQGVGRYIFGEKSVLSFAGNHRKRTILMVGATGSGKSTLINALVNYMLGIEWNDDFRFKLIDEPDTKSQAHSQTELVTTYDLYEMKGSRLGYSLTVVDTPGFGDTQGLEQDNKIMRQIESYFKCKHGIQQLEAVCLVVRSSLSRLTSTEKYIFDSILSIFGQDINDNIRLMVTFSDNAEPPVLEAIKIENIPCPIDPATGAILYHKLNNSVFFETNKSDRDRNRLNQTYFNIAVRGFKKFFNDLGQMETKSLTLTREVLEERKRLDLLVEGLRTKTEIKLTQVDELEKIKDALKENQDQMEANKDFEFEVEFLVPKATDISGTGQFTTNCQTCRTTCHFPCRQASDEKKQLCSVMDSSGTCMICKCPWNVHFNQKYRYEMVKEKVKRSSDAIRKQYQGAADETLTNEQLLENIKKEIDEHEKQLLELTKATYQHIRRLNEIALRPYLLSTSDYIDLLIKTENQNPRSCHQRISTLQKLRQKSEIKTKLIQEQQKSLIKSQ
- the LOC124190107 gene encoding uncharacterized protein LOC124190107 isoform X1, which codes for MLDQQASSKCLVDKVLLILETADGFEVEDELSFSVYVSNTEEPSFLVKKKCDITEPHPTPSVENSPSDGAKEKGLFDDLRKIIETSGRPSTGRTGVATYSIFSGGHKFEFCHCSRCIPRDETTRTDYTWSGPILP